The genomic DNA GCGTTTGTAATCTTTACCAACACCATTAAAGCCCTCTTTTATAGAAGATTCAAAGAACCTGATAATTTTCAATATAGATAATTATCGGGTTCTTTTTATTGGTAAAAAATGTTTTTTTTATTTGACAGCTTTGTATTTACCGCAATACGTACCATTTAAAACCACCTTTGATATTCGTAACAGCTTATTAATCGCTTTTTTACAAGAAGAGCAATAGGATTACAATACAAAGTGTTCTTTTTCTTTTCTTTAATTAAAAATCCTTATTTTTGATAAACAACCAAATTCATCGATGAAAAAATTCGGATTTAAAACTTTAGCGAAACTAAACAAAGTACTCTTACCTTCCTTCACTAAAAAAGGATTGGACATTTCTAAGGCTTCAAAATTCCAATTAGCAATTATTGGATGGAAAGCTTATGTTACTATAAACTCATTAAAGTAAAACACACATTATGTTACAAAATCATGTTAGAATTTTTACAGGAAGCGCTATTTTAGTAAATAGATTAAAATTTTTATTAGACGAAATAAATATAACTTCCATTATCAATAATGGTATTGAAGCTGGCAGATTAGCAGGCTTTGGTACGCTGGCTGAGTCTGTTGACCTATACATCTTAAAAAAAGATGTTGCACTCGCCTCCTCAACAATTGAAAAATTTCAAAAAGAAATTACAAATTAATTTTGCAGAAGTAAAAAACATTCTTATATTTGCACCCGAAAAAAGGCCATGTGGCGCAACTGAATAGCGCACTTGATTACGGCTCAAGAGGTTGCAGGTTTGAATCCTGCCATGGTCACTAAACCCTTTAAAATCAATGATTTTAAAGGGTTTTATTTTTTATACAAACAAGATCATTCACAATAGCAATAAAACTTCTCTTAGTTATAAAATTACTTATTACATTATGGATATTCGTAAAATAAATATTGTAATATTTTAGTAGCTTTGGCTATTGGTTTAAGCTCATATCAATTATTATTCAAAATCACCTGAAAAGGAAATAATCATTTTTTTCTTTACAGAAATTATATAAAACAAATACATTTTTTTGTTTATATCTTCTCTTTCAAAAAAACACTTCCTATTTCGGTATTTTTAAATAGTATATGTATGAATGCTCCTTACAAATACTTCAAAAGAATTTCTTTTGTTATACCCAACAAATTATTGGAGATAGAAATAAGTATTTTAACTAAGGAATTAAGATATTGATAAACTATCATAACACCGTAAAGAATAACACATGAACGAAATCATTTGTCCTAATTGTAAAAAAGCTTTTAAAGTTGATGAAGCGGGATTTGCCGATATATTAAAACAAGTTCGCGACCATCAATTTGAGGAAGAACTAAATAATAGATTGCTACTTGCGGAAAAAGAAAAACAAAGCGCTCTTAAACTTGCGGAAGCTAATCTTAGAAATTTATTTCAAAAAGAATTGGCTAAAAGAGACCGAGAATTGACCAATTTCAAGGCTAGAAATCATGCAGAGGTTACTGAGAAATTAGCTAGAAAAGAAATGGAAATAACCAACATGAGATCTAAAATTCAAAGTGCTGAAACTGAAAAAAAACTTGAGGTTTCTGAAGCTGTGAAAGCTATTGAAAAAGAACGTGACAACTTAGTAAATACGCTAAGAATAAAAGAAACTGAAAAACAGCTTCTTGAAAAGTCTATTAAAGAACAATTTACAAGTAAACTCGCCGTAAAAGAGCAAACTATTCAAATGAAAGATGATGAAATTGCACGTTTAAAAGACTTTAAATTAAAGCTTTCTACAAAAATGATTGGTGAAACTTTGGAACTGCATTGTGAAGCTGAATTTAACAAACTTAGAGCTACCGCTTTTAGAAATGCGTATTTTGAGAAAGATAATGATGCTAGAAGAGGAAGCAAAGGAGACTATATTTATAAAGAAACTGATAATACTGGAAACGAAATCATTTCGATTATGTTTGAAATGAAAAATGAAAATGACGAAACTGCTACTAAAAAAAGAAATGAGGATTTTTTTGCTAAACTTGATAAGGATCGCAAAGACAAAAATTGTGAATATGCCGTGCTTGTTTCACTTTTAGAGTCAGATAATGAATTTTATAATACTGGAATTGTTGACGTATCTCACAAATTTGATAAAATGTATGTAGTGCGCCCTCAATTTTTCATTCCTATAATTACACTGCTTAGAAATGCTGCTATGAACTCCATGAAGTATAAAGCAGAGTTAAATCTAATTAGAAATCAAAATATAGACATTACCAATTTTGAAGAAAAAATAAATTCTTTTAAAACAGGCTTTGCCAGAAATTACGATTTAGCTAGCCGTAAATTTAAAACAGCTATTGACGAGATTGATAAAACCATTATCCATTTACAAAAAACAAAAGATGCTCTTCTATCTTCTGAAAATAACTTGCGATTAGCAAATAATAAGGCGGAGGGGTTATCTATTAAAAAATTAACTTATGGAAATCCTACTATGAAAGCCAAGTTTAATGAGCTCAATGACTAATTTTACATTCTTAAAATAAAAAAAACCTAATAAGAAGTGGCAAGAATATACTATCATAAAAAAGAGCTGGCTGGTTTACCTATTAAAGACGATGATTTACACTTATCTTTATTTAACTACCTTCTTAACAATGCTACTGCTTCTAAATTTAAATTACAGGATAGCTATATCACTTCTTTTTGGGGATTTAAAAGAAAGAAAATTCCATGCTTTAAAGAAGTTCTAATTCTTAAAGATGATATTTTTTACAATTCTCCTGAAGGAAGTTTTTATTTGCCAAATGGAATCATTTTTTATGATAAAAATGATTTTAATTTTCCTTCAAAATTCTACTTTATAAGCCAAATTAACAATCAAATAGAATTAAGAAAATGTAATGGTGGGCAACATGTAAAATGGTTTCAAATTCCTGAATTACACAAAGCTGTAAAAGCTCCTAATATTTTTCAAAAAATAAAAAACACCCTAATAGCACTTAAAGGAAATATTGACGCTGCCCCTAGCAAAAAAATTAAAAAGGAATTACCACCTGTTAGCAAACTTCAAGAAGAAGCTTTAAGAAAACTAGTAAAATACTGTATTCCTAACCCAAAAGCTAGCACGAAAACTATAAATTTCATCAACGCTTTAAAAAAAGATCGAGAAAATTATTACAGCCTTCTTTATTTTGTGATCACTTCTTTAGAAGATCATCTTTTAAACTTTATCGTACGTATTGACTGGAAGTTAGAAGCTGAATATGTAAGAGAAGAAATACAAAATATTTTAAATAAGCATTACCCTAACCGCAATATTCAATTACCTTCTTATGAAAAAAGTATTATTATTTCTGTAGAAGGAGTTTTTAAAGATCTGGATGATTTACTACGAAAAAAAGGACTGCAACTCTCTTTTATAGATACACAATCTGATGAATATATCTTTATCATTCATAAAACAGCAGATGAGAAAAAAGTAAAAAGCACTGTACATAATATTGGTTATCCATGCCATAGCAGATCACAATTAACTGCATCACCAAATTCATGATTATTTTTTTTATAGTTTTTGTTACTAAATGATTTTTAGTTGTTTTAAGAAAAGCATTTCGGCCCTTATGTTTATAAGAGCCAAAACACTAAAAAAGAACAAAAATTAAATTTTTAAATACTCACTTCTCCAGTAAGACTATTTAAAAATGCTTTTATAGCCTGTATATCATCATCTTCTAAATCAATATTCAGTTGTACCTCTCCCATAATTCGAATAGCTTCTTCAATATCAGCCACGCTTCCATCATGAAAATATGGAAATGTTTTTGTTACATTTCTTAAAGAAGGCACCTTAAATACATATCTATCTACTGCTTCTCCTGTTAATTCATAACGCCCATTATCTATATTTTTACTACCTGTTTTTACCCAATAAGGATTTTCTTCACTACCAAAAGATCTAAATTTATTTCCTCCTACCAGAGGTCCGTCATGACAAGAAACACAGCGATTGGTCATAAAAAGAAACATTCCTTTTTTTTCTTTTCCCGTCAATGCTTTGGCATCTCCTTTTAAAAACTCATCGAACCTAGATGGACTCAACAGAGTTCTTTCAAAAGCAGCAATAGCACTTGTAATATTTTCAAAATTTACAGGTTCAATTTCTTTAGGAAAAGCATTTTTAAAAAACGTTTTATATTCTACTATCCCTTGAATCTTTTCCACTACACTCTGCTCATCATCCATTGCCATTTCTATATGGTTAAGTATTGGCATTCCTGCTTGTTCTTCTACTGTGCCTACTCTACCATCCCAAAACTGAGTAAAATGCAATGCGGCATTAAAAACAGTAGGCGAGTTTCTTGTTCCTTTCCTACCAGCTACCCCCAAAGAAGTTGCTAAATTATCTGTTCCAAACTTATTTAAATCATGGCAAGAAGCGCAACTTATGGTATTATTTTTAGATAATCGAACGTCTAAAAACAATTTCTTACCTAACGCAACTTTTTCATTTGTTAATTTATTTGCGTCTATTTCTGCATTTGCTGGAAGCGGATTGTCAAAATACTTCTTAGCCTCTCTAATTAATCCTTCATACTCATCATCGGATTCATCTGGTTCTTCTACCACCACTTCTTTTACAACCGCAGCTTCTTTACTGCAATTAAATAGTGAAAAAGTAAAAATTAGCAATAGTATTCTTTTACAAAAGAAATTAAAATTCATGAGTTTTGTTTTTTTGCACAAATAAAAGAAATATATTTGCACTATCTAAAATTAATCTAAATTAAAATAATGAAAAGAATAATTTTTATATTGGCATTTATAACTTTCCTACCAATAGCATGCACGAATAGTGAAAAAGGAATTCCTGAAAAAGATGCAGGTGGTACAACTACCGAAGAACAAAGCTACCTAGACCCTAAGGTGAACGAGTTTGTTAAAGTAGAAAAAAATGATGACGGTACCATTTTAGTTAACAACCTTTTTACAAACCCTAAAGATAATAAAGGAAACTTAGTTTATGTAAAATTCAACTTAGAACAAGCCAAGGTAGTTACTGGTGACGATTGGGATATCGCTTTTTTTAATAGAGCTATTATTGTTAATGGAGGTGAATGGACTCAGGGATATATATCTTATACTGCTCATGAACCTGAAAGAACTAAAGAGGCTTCTGTAGCAGTTATTGATGGCGATTTTAATACCATGAATAGTGTACCTAACAACGTCGTTTTTAAACAAGATGGAAAAGATAAAACAGCTATAGACGATAGAGGCAAAGGAATGTTTGATCCTTATGAAATGCATGATGACCATGTTATCAGAGCTAAAAAAGACAAGCTTTTACTTATTAAAACCATAAATGGTAACTACGCAAAATTAAAAATAGAAGATATTTATAAGGATGGGGATCATACAGGTGATATGAATGAGGTTCTTGCTAATAAATACCCTTACTATACTTTTAAATACTTCTATA from Tenacibaculum maritimum NCIMB 2154 includes the following:
- a CDS encoding DUF2007 domain-containing protein; the protein is MLQNHVRIFTGSAILVNRLKFLLDEINITSIINNGIEAGRLAGFGTLAESVDLYILKKDVALASSTIEKFQKEITN
- a CDS encoding DUF2130 domain-containing protein — encoded protein: MNEIICPNCKKAFKVDEAGFADILKQVRDHQFEEELNNRLLLAEKEKQSALKLAEANLRNLFQKELAKRDRELTNFKARNHAEVTEKLARKEMEITNMRSKIQSAETEKKLEVSEAVKAIEKERDNLVNTLRIKETEKQLLEKSIKEQFTSKLAVKEQTIQMKDDEIARLKDFKLKLSTKMIGETLELHCEAEFNKLRATAFRNAYFEKDNDARRGSKGDYIYKETDNTGNEIISIMFEMKNENDETATKKRNEDFFAKLDKDRKDKNCEYAVLVSLLESDNEFYNTGIVDVSHKFDKMYVVRPQFFIPIITLLRNAAMNSMKYKAELNLIRNQNIDITNFEEKINSFKTGFARNYDLASRKFKTAIDEIDKTIIHLQKTKDALLSSENNLRLANNKAEGLSIKKLTYGNPTMKAKFNELND
- a CDS encoding DUF6630 family protein, translated to MARIYYHKKELAGLPIKDDDLHLSLFNYLLNNATASKFKLQDSYITSFWGFKRKKIPCFKEVLILKDDIFYNSPEGSFYLPNGIIFYDKNDFNFPSKFYFISQINNQIELRKCNGGQHVKWFQIPELHKAVKAPNIFQKIKNTLIALKGNIDAAPSKKIKKELPPVSKLQEEALRKLVKYCIPNPKASTKTINFINALKKDRENYYSLLYFVITSLEDHLLNFIVRIDWKLEAEYVREEIQNILNKHYPNRNIQLPSYEKSIIISVEGVFKDLDDLLRKKGLQLSFIDTQSDEYIFIIHKTADEKKVKSTVHNIGYPCHSRSQLTASPNS
- a CDS encoding cytochrome-c peroxidase is translated as MNFNFFCKRILLLIFTFSLFNCSKEAAVVKEVVVEEPDESDDEYEGLIREAKKYFDNPLPANAEIDANKLTNEKVALGKKLFLDVRLSKNNTISCASCHDLNKFGTDNLATSLGVAGRKGTRNSPTVFNAALHFTQFWDGRVGTVEEQAGMPILNHIEMAMDDEQSVVEKIQGIVEYKTFFKNAFPKEIEPVNFENITSAIAAFERTLLSPSRFDEFLKGDAKALTGKEKKGMFLFMTNRCVSCHDGPLVGGNKFRSFGSEENPYWVKTGSKNIDNGRYELTGEAVDRYVFKVPSLRNVTKTFPYFHDGSVADIEEAIRIMGEVQLNIDLEDDDIQAIKAFLNSLTGEVSI
- a CDS encoding HmuY family protein, which produces MKRIIFILAFITFLPIACTNSEKGIPEKDAGGTTTEEQSYLDPKVNEFVKVEKNDDGTILVNNLFTNPKDNKGNLVYVKFNLEQAKVVTGDDWDIAFFNRAIIVNGGEWTQGYISYTAHEPERTKEASVAVIDGDFNTMNSVPNNVVFKQDGKDKTAIDDRGKGMFDPYEMHDDHVIRAKKDKLLLIKTINGNYAKLKIEDIYKDGDHTGDMNEVLANKYPYYTFKYFYNTTKGDKTLN